The nucleotide sequence ATTTCTTGAAGAAACTGCTCTTGTTAAAGCCGGAGCATTCAATTGGCTTATTTCCGGTCTTTTGGCATATGTATTTTCAGGACTTTCTGGTGTGGGACCAGGCCAATTAGTACAAATATTAATTCCTATTATTGTTTTAATAATCTTAGGCATTTTTGGCATGTTTGCAGTATCTATGATAATTGGAAGATTCTTAGGTTTTACAAAAGAAATGGGTTTTGCATGTGCACTTACTTCTCTTTTTGGATTTCCTGCGGATTATATTATAACTAATGAGGTTTGTAAGTCTGTAAGTAATACTGAAGAAGAAAGGCTTTATGTAGTTGATATTCTTCTTCCGAGAATGCTGGTAGGAGGTTTTGCAACTGTATCAATAGCATCTGTAATAATATCAAGCATATTCTTGAAATTACTATAGAGTTATAGTTTTTTATATAATTTTGGTTAGGAGTGTTAAAATGAATGTTAATATTTTAGAAAAGGCTAAAGAAATACAGGATTATGTAGTTGGACTTAGAAGAGATTTTCACAGACATCCAGAGCCATCTTTTAAAGAATATAGGACTTCACGAAAAGTGAAAGAAGAACTTTCAAAAATGGGTATTAAAGTAGAGAGTATAGGGGAAACCGGTGTAATAGGAATATTGGAAGGCAGTGCAAAAGGGAAAGTTATAGCACTGAGAGCAGATATGGATGCCCTTTCTATAACAGAAAAAACAGGATTGTCTTTTTCTTCTGAAAATCCAGGATTTATGCATGCCTGCGGACATGATTGTCATACTGCAATGCTTTTAGGAGCGGCAAAGATTTTGTCGGAAATGAAAGATAATTTAGAGGGAATAGTTAAATTTATTTTTCAACCAGCTGAAGAGGTTGCTTCTGGTGCTAAAAAAATTATAGAAGAAGGAGCTTTAAGAAACCCGGATGTGGATTTCATTTTTGGTATGCACATATGGGCGGATACTCCTATAGGCAAGGTAATACTTCAAGAAGGTCCTTTAATGGCCTCAGGTGATATATGGAATCTTGAAATTAAGGGAAAATCAAGTCATGGTTCAGCACCTTGGCAGGGAATAGATTCAATTGTGTGTGCCGCTTCAGTAATTAATGGCATGCAAACTGTAGTCAGCAGGGTAAATGATGTAAGATCTCCAATAGTGATAAATATAGGTACAATAAAAGGAGGAGATAGGTTTAATGTAACTCCGGGTTCTGCAAAAATGGAAGGAATGAATAGAGCCTTCAGCTCTTATTGTAGAAAAAATATGCCAATATGGATTGAAAAAGTAATAAAAAATATATGTGCTGCCTATGGATGTGACTATGAGTTTAATTATAATTTCATTTGTGGTGTAACTATTAATGATGAGAAGGCTGCTAAATTTACCAAAAAATCTGTTGCAAAGATAGTCGGAGAAGATGGTTTTATAGCAACTGAAAAGATAATGGGTTCTGAAGACTTTTCGGAATACCTGGAATCTGTGCCCGGTGCTTTGATGCTTCTAGGAGGAAGAAATGAATCAAAAGATTGTTGTTATTCACATCATTCAAATTATTTTAAAGTAGATGAAGACGCTTTACCAATAGGGGTAGCAGCATATGTTCAGGTTAGTATTGACTATCTTTCCTAATCAATAATAAGAAGATTCAATAAATCAATTATCCTTCAGGATATAGGGTTTACAAGTCGAAGTTAAGCTTTCATTTATAAACCCTATACCAAATTTCAGTATTATAAATATTTTCATTTTGTGAGCATGTCTCTGCATATTAGTTTTAGTCACAATTTAATTAATTATTTATAATTAAATTGTGAAATCTATTTCAAATTTATTTCCTTTAACTTTCTATATAAAGTCATTCTAGGTATGCCTAAGATTTCTGCAGTTTTAGATTTGTTAAAGTTATTTTCTATTAGAGTATTTATTATAAGTTCCTTTTCTGTTTTAAAGACGCTGCTTTTTAATGGGCTGAAGGTTTTGGTTTTAATAAGTTGTTTTATATTAGCATCCATTGATTCCTTGCTGCTATTCAATATGTTTTCAGGTATGCTGTCAACTTTAATTGAATGTTCTTTAGAAATAACCAGCATTCTCTCTACAATATTTCTTAGTTCTCTTACATTTCCAGGCCATTTATATAAACATAATGTTTTTAAAACATCTTCAGTAAATTCACCACATATGCCATATTTTTTATAAAAGTTATTTATAAAGTTATCAATTAAAAGGGATATGTCAGAAGGTCTTTCTCTAAGAGGAGGTATTTCTAAGTTTAAGACATTAAGTCTATAAAATAAATCTTTTCTAAAGGTACCAGAATTAACTTTTTCTTGAAGGTCGCAGTTTGTAGCTGCTATAACTCTTATATCTAAATTTATGATTTTATTACCTCCAACTCGTTCTATTTCTTTTTCCTGCAGAACTCTAAGCAGTTTTACTTGCATCTTGAGTGGTAAATCTCCTATTTCATCTAAAAAAATCGTACCTGTATTGGCTAATTCAAATTTTCCCATTCTACCATTCTTTGTAGCTCCAGTAAAAGAACCTTCCTCATGTCCAAAGAGCTCAGACTCTATTAAACTTTCTGGTATTGCTGCACAATTTATACTTATGAAAGGATTTTTTCTCCTTTTACTGTAATTATGAATAGAATGAGCAAAAAGCTCTTTTCCAACCCCGCTTTCGCCAGTTATTAGAACAGTCAAGTCTGTTTCAGCAAAAGACTTAGCTTGCTCTTTACAATTATTTAGGCAATTGGAATTTGATAGTATATCATCAAAGGTATATTTAGCTTTATATACTTCGGAGATAGCAGATTGATTATTTTTATAAGATTTTAAGTTTTTTATTAGATTGTTTTCTGTTACTAATCTATAAATATAATTTAAATCTCCTATAATAGTTATACTAATTCCGCCAATCAATTTATTGTTAAAATGAAGGGGAAGTCTATGTACTATTATATCTCTGCCTTGAAATTTGTGCTTTCTATTAATTTCGGCTTTTCCGGTTTTTAAAATAACAGGAAATCTAGCATTGGGATCTACTTCTCCTACAAATTTACCTTTTTCATTCTCAAGTTTAAGGTTAAAATAGTCTTTAAAAGAATTATTAAAAGTTACAATTTTACACTCCGAATTAACGAGACATATTGGTATTGGTATCTGGTTGAAAATTATATCATTTATTTTTATAAAAAGTCTGTCTATTTTTTTAGAGGTTATTTTTTTAAATGTTTCCAATAGTATCACCTTATTTCTAAATTTATAAATTCAACTGAAGCTAAAAATCACTCGATAGAATTATATTAAGAAATTGTTAATAATATACTTGAAAAATTAATTATTTCTAAAGTAATTAAAGAAAAAATTGTAATTATTTTAAAATTATAATAGTAATGTAATATTGCATATAAAAATAGTGTATGATATAATTATTAAAAAAAGGGGAGCTTGTATATATATACAGGCTGAGAGGAAGTTATAGCTTCGACCCATAACTTGATTCGGGTAATCCTGACGTAAGGAAATATTTGTTTATGAATTTTTTAATTAATGAATGTAAATAGAGTATATCTTCCTTAATGTTAGGATCGGGTATACTCTTTTTGTGTAATATAAGCAGCGGGGGAGCGCCCGGTACTTTTTAATTAATGTAACAACTAAATAGCTAGGGAACTTGTGTTTCAAGGTGAGAGGAAGCTTTTGAGCTTCGACCGACCAATATAATTATATGGTAAAATGCTATCTAGTTGTCTTAAATTTATACCTAAATAATAGTATTTTCTGTATGATAACATTGGCAAACTATACTATTATGGAGGCCTATTTTTATGAAAAAAAAGTCAAAATTACTAAGAAAACTTATGTTAGCTATGATGATAGCAATGGGAGTTGTTATTTCTCCAATTCTACGTATTGAAGGAATGTGTCCTATGTCATCTGTCATCAATATTACGTGTGCAGTTATTTTGGGACCTTGGTATGCATTACTTTGTGCTGTATTAATTGGAATTATAAGAATGCTTATTATGGGAATACCACCTTTAGCTCTTACAGGTGCTGTATTTGGAGCTTTTTTATCAGGAGTTTTATATAGGATATCTAGAAATAATTTGTTATTTGCGGCACTAGGAGAAACTATAGGCACCGGCATTATAGGAGCAGTTGTTTCATCGCCGATAATGACATATTTTTGGGGAAGGAAAGAACTTTCACTTATGTTTTATGTTCCGCTATTTTTTACTGCAACAATAATTGGGGGAGTAATTGCGCTTGTGTTTTTAGGTGCTTTAAATAAAAATGGTATGCTTATAAAGATTCAACAAAGATTAGGAATGGAAATTTGTGAAAAGGTACCAATTATAAAAAAAGATGTATCTGTAAATAAGACAGAATTTTAAATTAAAAAGACACATGATTTCTTAAGTGAAACCATATGTCTTTTTTGAGCGTTTGTGGATATAATTAACCTCTTTATGTATTTGATATATTATAAATATTGTTTAAATTGAAGTACGTGGAAGAAAATAAAAAACAACATATAATATTTTAAGTATTATGAATCTTATAATTAATAAATCTTATTTATTAGAAGAATTTCGAACTGTATTTTGCTGGAAATTATGTTATAATTATAAAGATAATGTATAAAAGGAGGCAAGAATTATGAATAAAAAATTGTCTAAAGGCGCATATGGCAATGTATCCGGAATAGATTATGTTCCGTATATTTCTGATGGATCTAAATCTGGCGGAAATGCCGCTGTATTAACTATTGGAATTATTTTATCAGTATTATTTGCAGCATCAACGGCATACTCAGGTATGAAATCAGGACTTACAGTTGCAGCTGGCATACCAGGTTCTATAATAGGTTCTGTATTTATAGCTATGTTTGCCAAACAAAAAGGAATTCTTGGTAAAAATTTGGTACAAGGCATGTCAAGTGGTGGAGAATCTATTGCTAGTGGTATGATATTTGTTTTACCAGCAATACTTTTGATAGGAGCGCATTTTTCTTTTTTAGAGGGATTTGTTATTGGAATAGGAGGAGTTTTGTTTGGAGTAGGAGCAGCTTCTCTTGTGTATAATTATTTAATTATTCAAGAACATGGAAATCTTATGTATCCTGAATCGATGGCTATATCTGAAACACTTGTTGCTTCAGAAGGGGTTAAAGAATCTGTGAAGTTTATGGGAATTGGATTTTCTATAGGAGGTGTTATAACTCTTGTAACTAGTTCATTTTTTAATGTAGCTAATAATGTTATAAGTTATGTAAATGAAGCTTTCTATAAGTGGAAATTTGAAGTTGAAGCTAATCCTTTACTCTTAGGCATAGGATTTATAGTGGGTATAGATGTAGCGCTAACTATGTTTGCCGGATCAATATTATCTAATTTTGCTATTACACCTTTGATAGGGTATTTTATTTCTCTTGGAGAAGGTGGCGCGACTGTATGGAATAATCCTCAGGTAAATATAAATGCAATGCAGGTTGCTGATATAGCAGGAAGTTATGTAAAATATGTAGGAGCGGGCATGATGTTATCTGGAGGATTTATAGGTGCTATAAAACTTATACCTACAATAATATCATCTGTAAAAGAAACTCTTAATGCAAATACGTCAGATAGTAAAGGCAGTTCATCTGCTGAAAATATAATATTAATTGGTGGTATAGTAATAGGATTTATAGGTGGTTTTTTAATATCTGGCGGAAATATATTAATGGCAATAATTGTATCCATATTATCATTAATATTATCTTTATTATTTGTTATAGTATCTGGAAGATTAACAGGAACTATAGGGACTTCAAATCTTCCTGTATCCGGCATGACTATTGCTTCTATAGTTATAGTAACATTATTATTTGTTATAATGGGATGGAAGAGTCCGGCAAATAATAGATCATTGCTTTTATTTGGTACATTTATTGTTACTGCTATATCTGCTGCTGGTGGTTATTGTCAGTCACAAAAAGTTACATTTGTAATTGGCGGTGACAAGAATGAAATGCAAAAGTATTTTGCAATAGCCGGAATAATTGGTGCAGCAGTAGTTACTGGTGTTATATTGCTTCTTTCAAGTCAACTTTCAATGACTGGTGATAATGTACCATTTGCATTACCTCAAGCTAACCTGATGTCTACACTTACGGCTGGTATAATGTCAGGTAAGTTACCTTGGGTCATGATAATTGTAGGTATTGTTATTGGAATAGCATTATTTTTACTAAAAATGCCTGTAATGACAGTAGCTATAGGATTTTATTTACCAATAGCTACAACTTCAATAATATTAATAGGTGCACTTATTCGTTTGTTTGTGGATAAGGTATCTAAAGACGATAAGCAAAGAGAAGCAAGGGTTTCTAATGGCATAAGTTTATCGTCCGGGCTTGTTGCCGGAGGTTCTATTATAGGTCTTATTGGTATAATACTTCAGGTAACCGGGGTTATAAAAGTAGGAACACCAACTGGATTTGCTGCTAGTAATGGCATGGGATATATATTATTGATAGTTCTTGTGATAGCATCTATAATACCTATAATGAGAAGTAAGGCAAAAAATGCTGAGTAATAATGAAGATGTTCTAAATGTAATATTTAAAGTAGCAGATAATTTGGAGTATGAAGTAGATGAGAATAATATTGTTACTGTACTTGAAAAACAAGAACATAAGATACAACAGCTGATGAGAAAACTAAATTTTGAAATTCCTAAGTATAAGAAAATTACTTTGGATGAGTATTCAAGTTATGTTTTTTTAAAGATTGACGGTGAGAAAACAGTAAAAGATATTGGAGAGAGTCTTGAAAAAAGATATGGAGATAAGGTAAATCCGCTTTATGAAAGGTTACTGTTATTTTTGAATCATATAGATGTGAATTGCCATTATATAAAGAAAACAAATGTTTAAAAATAAAGATGGTGCTGTAAATAGCATCATCTTTATTTTTTATGGAGATTCATGTGTTTTTAATTAAAGAATTGCTGTAATATATAATTATATATATTGATAAGAATTGGTATTAGTACGAGGTGACAAATATGAAGACAATTAAAATAGTTCATTGTGCAGATATTCACTTAGGATCAGAACTATCAATACTTGGGAACAAGGCTGCTGTAAGAAAAGCTGAAATTAAAGGTACATTTTTTAATATTTTAAAGTTGTGCAGGGATGAAAATGTTGAATTGCTGCTTATAGCAGGGGATTTGTTTGATGATGTTCATGTTAATAAAAATTTACTTTGTGAGATAAGAGACGGATTTGATGCAATAAAAGATACAACAGTTGTAATTGCACCTGGAAATCATGACCCCGCTTCAAGTGATTCACCATATGTAATTAAAAACTTCTGGCCTAAAAATGTTATCATATTTAAAAATTCTCTTGAAAAGGTAGAAATTAAAGATTCTAGTGTGTGCGTGTGGGGAACGGCTTTTTTAAGTACACAGAGTAAGTCGTCCATGATCAAAAACTTTAAAAATGTTGATGATGGCTTGATTAATATATGTGTAGTCCATGGAGAACTTGTAGCTCAAAATCAAAGGAGCAGGTATAATCCAATTACAGAAAAACAGATTTCAGATAGTAAAATGGACTATATTGCCCTGGGACATATTCATAAAAAAACGGATGTACTTAAGGCTGGCAGTACATTTTATGCTTATTCAGGATGCCCTGAGGGAAGGGGTTTTGATGAACTTGATGAAAAAGGTATCTATATAGGTACTATATCAAAAGACATTTGCAAGTTGGATTATAGAAGGGTTTGCGGGCGTATGAATATTGAACTTAGAGTGGACATTTCAAATGCACAAAATGCTAGAACGGCGGCGGATATTATAATAGACAAAATGAAATTAAGGTTTGGGGAAAAATATGCGGAAAATCTTTATAAGATTGATTTATATGGCATGCTCTCAAATAATGTAAATATTGATATAAATGATATAAGATTATTTTTATGTGATGTCTTTTT is from Clostridium fermenticellae and encodes:
- a CDS encoding M20 metallopeptidase family protein codes for the protein MNVNILEKAKEIQDYVVGLRRDFHRHPEPSFKEYRTSRKVKEELSKMGIKVESIGETGVIGILEGSAKGKVIALRADMDALSITEKTGLSFSSENPGFMHACGHDCHTAMLLGAAKILSEMKDNLEGIVKFIFQPAEEVASGAKKIIEEGALRNPDVDFIFGMHIWADTPIGKVILQEGPLMASGDIWNLEIKGKSSHGSAPWQGIDSIVCAASVINGMQTVVSRVNDVRSPIVINIGTIKGGDRFNVTPGSAKMEGMNRAFSSYCRKNMPIWIEKVIKNICAAYGCDYEFNYNFICGVTINDEKAAKFTKKSVAKIVGEDGFIATEKIMGSEDFSEYLESVPGALMLLGGRNESKDCCYSHHSNYFKVDEDALPIGVAAYVQVSIDYLS
- a CDS encoding sigma-54 interaction domain-containing protein: METFKKITSKKIDRLFIKINDIIFNQIPIPICLVNSECKIVTFNNSFKDYFNLKLENEKGKFVGEVDPNARFPVILKTGKAEINRKHKFQGRDIIVHRLPLHFNNKLIGGISITIIGDLNYIYRLVTENNLIKNLKSYKNNQSAISEVYKAKYTFDDILSNSNCLNNCKEQAKSFAETDLTVLITGESGVGKELFAHSIHNYSKRRKNPFISINCAAIPESLIESELFGHEEGSFTGATKNGRMGKFELANTGTIFLDEIGDLPLKMQVKLLRVLQEKEIERVGGNKIINLDIRVIAATNCDLQEKVNSGTFRKDLFYRLNVLNLEIPPLRERPSDISLLIDNFINNFYKKYGICGEFTEDVLKTLCLYKWPGNVRELRNIVERMLVISKEHSIKVDSIPENILNSSKESMDANIKQLIKTKTFSPLKSSVFKTEKELIINTLIENNFNKSKTAEILGIPRMTLYRKLKEINLK
- the thiW gene encoding energy coupling factor transporter S component ThiW; this encodes MKKKSKLLRKLMLAMMIAMGVVISPILRIEGMCPMSSVINITCAVILGPWYALLCAVLIGIIRMLIMGIPPLALTGAVFGAFLSGVLYRISRNNLLFAALGETIGTGIIGAVVSSPIMTYFWGRKELSLMFYVPLFFTATIIGGVIALVFLGALNKNGMLIKIQQRLGMEICEKVPIIKKDVSVNKTEF
- a CDS encoding OPT family oligopeptide transporter; protein product: MNKKLSKGAYGNVSGIDYVPYISDGSKSGGNAAVLTIGIILSVLFAASTAYSGMKSGLTVAAGIPGSIIGSVFIAMFAKQKGILGKNLVQGMSSGGESIASGMIFVLPAILLIGAHFSFLEGFVIGIGGVLFGVGAASLVYNYLIIQEHGNLMYPESMAISETLVASEGVKESVKFMGIGFSIGGVITLVTSSFFNVANNVISYVNEAFYKWKFEVEANPLLLGIGFIVGIDVALTMFAGSILSNFAITPLIGYFISLGEGGATVWNNPQVNINAMQVADIAGSYVKYVGAGMMLSGGFIGAIKLIPTIISSVKETLNANTSDSKGSSSAENIILIGGIVIGFIGGFLISGGNILMAIIVSILSLILSLLFVIVSGRLTGTIGTSNLPVSGMTIASIVIVTLLFVIMGWKSPANNRSLLLFGTFIVTAISAAGGYCQSQKVTFVIGGDKNEMQKYFAIAGIIGAAVVTGVILLLSSQLSMTGDNVPFALPQANLMSTLTAGIMSGKLPWVMIIVGIVIGIALFLLKMPVMTVAIGFYLPIATTSIILIGALIRLFVDKVSKDDKQREARVSNGISLSSGLVAGGSIIGLIGIILQVTGVIKVGTPTGFAASNGMGYILLIVLVIASIIPIMRSKAKNAE
- a CDS encoding PqqD family protein → MLSNNEDVLNVIFKVADNLEYEVDENNIVTVLEKQEHKIQQLMRKLNFEIPKYKKITLDEYSSYVFLKIDGEKTVKDIGESLEKRYGDKVNPLYERLLLFLNHIDVNCHYIKKTNV
- a CDS encoding metallophosphoesterase family protein is translated as MKTIKIVHCADIHLGSELSILGNKAAVRKAEIKGTFFNILKLCRDENVELLLIAGDLFDDVHVNKNLLCEIRDGFDAIKDTTVVIAPGNHDPASSDSPYVIKNFWPKNVIIFKNSLEKVEIKDSSVCVWGTAFLSTQSKSSMIKNFKNVDDGLINICVVHGELVAQNQRSRYNPITEKQISDSKMDYIALGHIHKKTDVLKAGSTFYAYSGCPEGRGFDELDEKGIYIGTISKDICKLDYRRVCGRMNIELRVDISNAQNARTAADIIIDKMKLRFGEKYAENLYKIDLYGMLSNNVNIDINDIRLFLCDVFFIKLKDSTRMNIDFDNLSDEITLKNVFVRKMLERIDNAEPKEKEKLYMALKIGLRAFSCEVKYNED